The proteins below come from a single Acidobacteriota bacterium genomic window:
- the serA gene encoding phosphoglycerate dehydrogenase, producing the protein MSLSGGILKVLLLENISGVAVSQFEEAGFEVQAMKGALEEKELIERVRGASILGVRSKTRISAAVLDAAPELVAVGAFCIGVDKIDRTASSERGIGVFNDPHSNSRSVAELTLGEIILLLRRAFESSSQMHRGVWNKSSDGAHEVRGLTLGIVGYGKIGSQVSDLAEALGMRVVFHDISHVLARGNARAVSFKELLETSDVITLHIDGKPQNQNFFGEDEFRQMKDGACFINLSRGFVVDHEALAKHLKSGKLGGAAVDVFPQEPETGGKFSSPLQGLGNVILTPHVAGSTEEAQQNIGQFVSVRMLEYLRTGNSLLSVNMPHCHLDYESGSHRLMHIHHNVPGILRAINDILADQEINIERQVLDTRGNLGYAIYDINRPCDAELMRQLRAVPNTIRVRTAGECN; encoded by the coding sequence ATCAGTTTAAGCGGAGGAATTTTGAAGGTTCTATTGCTGGAGAATATCAGCGGGGTGGCGGTCTCACAATTCGAGGAAGCGGGATTCGAAGTGCAGGCGATGAAGGGCGCGCTCGAGGAGAAAGAACTCATCGAGAGAGTGCGCGGCGCTTCGATTCTGGGAGTGCGCTCGAAGACGCGCATCTCGGCGGCGGTGCTGGATGCTGCTCCGGAACTGGTGGCGGTGGGTGCATTTTGTATTGGCGTCGACAAAATTGATCGCACGGCTTCGAGCGAACGTGGCATTGGCGTGTTCAACGATCCTCACTCCAATAGCCGGTCGGTGGCGGAGTTGACGCTGGGAGAGATCATCCTGCTGTTGCGCCGGGCATTTGAATCGAGCAGCCAGATGCATCGCGGCGTGTGGAACAAGTCGTCCGATGGGGCGCACGAGGTGCGAGGACTGACGCTGGGAATCGTGGGCTATGGAAAGATCGGCTCGCAGGTCTCGGACTTGGCGGAAGCACTCGGGATGCGGGTCGTGTTTCACGATATCTCGCACGTGCTGGCGCGGGGCAATGCGCGCGCGGTGAGCTTCAAGGAATTGCTGGAGACTTCGGATGTCATCACGCTGCATATCGATGGCAAGCCGCAGAATCAGAATTTTTTTGGCGAAGACGAATTCCGGCAGATGAAAGACGGCGCCTGCTTCATCAACCTGAGCAGGGGCTTTGTCGTAGACCACGAGGCGCTGGCGAAACACCTGAAGAGCGGGAAGCTGGGCGGGGCGGCGGTGGATGTGTTTCCACAGGAGCCGGAAACTGGAGGCAAGTTTTCCAGTCCCTTGCAAGGACTCGGGAATGTGATCCTCACTCCGCACGTGGCGGGGAGTACGGAAGAAGCGCAGCAGAATATCGGACAATTTGTTTCCGTGCGGATGCTGGAATACTTGCGGACGGGCAATTCGCTACTGAGCGTCAACATGCCGCATTGTCATCTGGACTATGAATCGGGTTCGCACCGGTTGATGCATATCCATCACAATGTGCCGGGCATATTGCGTGCGATCAACGACATCCTGGCCGATCAGGAGATCAACATCGAGCGGCAGGTGCTGGATACGCGCGGCAATCTGGGGTATGCGATTTATGACATCAACCGTCCGTGCGATGCGGAGTTGATGCGGCAGTTGCGGGCCGTGCCGAATACGATCCGGGTGCGAACGGCGGGCGAATGTAATTAA
- a CDS encoding thioredoxin domain-containing protein: MKISQLLLLIVSVCLSAFAQDVPSVLRPPKGSPVALVVFEDLQCPQCARSAPLLAQASQTYKIPLVQHDFPLPMHNWSMDAAIMARYFDTRSKAVGDAFRLYIFDHQREIFPNNLRGFAEKFATEHKVEFPFVVDPAGKLSASVLADRDLGKSINIDHTPTIYVVTDKKSGTPFVEVKDLSQLYATIDAMKK; encoded by the coding sequence ATGAAGATCTCTCAACTACTGCTGTTGATTGTCAGTGTCTGCCTGTCTGCCTTCGCGCAGGATGTACCCAGCGTGCTTCGTCCGCCGAAAGGCTCGCCGGTTGCACTGGTGGTTTTCGAGGACCTGCAATGTCCGCAATGTGCTCGCTCGGCTCCTCTGCTGGCACAGGCCTCACAGACCTATAAGATTCCGCTCGTGCAGCATGACTTCCCGCTGCCGATGCACAACTGGTCGATGGATGCGGCCATCATGGCGCGCTACTTCGACACCCGCTCCAAGGCGGTTGGGGACGCGTTCCGCCTCTACATTTTCGATCACCAGCGCGAGATCTTCCCCAACAATTTGCGCGGCTTCGCGGAGAAGTTTGCCACCGAACACAAAGTCGAGTTTCCGTTTGTGGTGGACCCTGCGGGCAAGCTGAGTGCCTCGGTGCTCGCGGATCGTGACCTGGGCAAGTCCATCAACATCGACCATACCCCGACCATCTACGTCGTGACCGACAAGAAATCCGGGACACCCTTCGTGGAAGTGAAAGACCTCAGCCAGTTGTACGCGACCATCGACGCAATGAAAAAATAG
- a CDS encoding group 1 truncated hemoglobin, producing the protein MAQQQHTLYQRLGGYDAIAAVTDDFVVRLSTDPQLQRFFGGLSVDSQKRLRQHIVDFLCSATGGPCIYTGRDMKTAHAGLGIAQADWDLSAKHLVETLDKFKVPEKEKNEVLAAITSLKADIVTK; encoded by the coding sequence TTGGCGCAGCAACAGCATACGCTGTACCAGCGCCTCGGCGGCTATGACGCCATTGCCGCGGTCACCGATGATTTTGTTGTCCGCCTGTCCACCGATCCCCAACTTCAGCGCTTCTTCGGAGGACTGAGCGTCGACTCGCAGAAGCGCTTGCGTCAGCACATCGTCGACTTCTTGTGCAGCGCCACCGGCGGTCCCTGCATCTACACCGGGCGCGACATGAAGACTGCGCACGCCGGGCTCGGAATAGCACAAGCCGACTGGGATCTCTCCGCCAAGCACCTGGTCGAGACGCTCGACAAGTTCAAGGTACCGGAAAAGGAGAAGAACGAAGTTCTGGCTGCTATCACCAGCCTGAAAGCCGACATCGTCACCAAGTGA
- a CDS encoding MBL fold metallo-hydrolase: MAAAGVLSAGCFGQAPAPTLDSHAQVVVLGTGTPLADPERSGPAVAVVVNGAAYLVDCGPGVVRRAAAAEKAGIKALAVDKLKIVFITHLHSDHTLGYPDLIFSPWVLDRHEPLEAYGPRGLRRMTDHIEKAWSEDVKLRLGGLEEANSTGYKVNVHEIADTRAGAPAPHVVYRDANVTVSAFPVKHGTWKYAYGYRFDTKDRRIVISGDTAPTDEVVKACNGCDVLLHEVFNPKRKKIVENPTKQLYFRAFHTSPAELGELAARARPKLLVLYHQVMGETTEEDLVQQVREHYAGTFVSAKDLGVY, from the coding sequence ATGGCGGCTGCTGGCGTGTTGAGTGCCGGATGCTTTGGTCAGGCGCCCGCTCCGACGCTGGATTCGCACGCGCAGGTGGTGGTGCTGGGAACGGGCACTCCGCTGGCCGATCCGGAGCGGTCGGGGCCGGCGGTGGCAGTGGTGGTGAATGGAGCAGCTTATCTGGTCGATTGCGGGCCGGGAGTGGTGCGGCGGGCTGCAGCGGCGGAGAAGGCCGGGATCAAGGCGCTGGCCGTCGACAAGCTGAAGATTGTATTTATCACTCACCTGCATTCCGATCACACGCTGGGATATCCAGATCTAATTTTTTCGCCGTGGGTCCTGGACCGGCATGAACCGCTGGAAGCGTACGGGCCGCGCGGATTGCGGCGGATGACAGATCACATTGAGAAGGCATGGTCGGAGGACGTCAAGTTGCGGTTGGGCGGGTTGGAAGAGGCGAATTCTACCGGATACAAGGTCAATGTGCATGAGATCGCTGACACGCGGGCGGGGGCGCCCGCGCCACACGTGGTGTATCGGGATGCGAACGTGACCGTTTCGGCGTTTCCGGTGAAGCATGGGACGTGGAAGTATGCGTATGGCTATCGCTTCGATACCAAGGACCGGCGGATTGTGATTTCCGGAGACACCGCACCTACGGACGAAGTGGTAAAGGCTTGTAATGGTTGTGACGTGTTGCTGCATGAAGTGTTCAATCCGAAGCGGAAGAAGATTGTGGAGAATCCGACGAAGCAGCTCTACTTCAGGGCGTTTCATACTTCTCCGGCTGAGTTAGGCGAACTGGCTGCGCGGGCACGGCCCAAGCTGCTGGTGCTTTATCACCAGGTGATGGGAGAGACGACGGAAGAAGATCTCGTACAACAGGTCAGAGAACATTATGCGGGGACGTTTGTTTCCGCGAAGGATCTGGGAGTTTATTGA
- a CDS encoding TlpA family protein disulfide reductase yields the protein MARLEADDHRREHPEFTLHDLAGKKWKFSDLRGKVVVVNFWATWCPPCRKEMPDLETLYQRFQAKGFVVLAISDEEAAKVEPFITERAVTFPVLLDPGRKVNKAFIVDGIPHSFVYDREGKLVAQSIDMRTQKQFLEMLGKAGLE from the coding sequence ATGGCGCGGTTGGAAGCGGATGACCATCGGCGCGAGCATCCGGAATTCACGCTGCATGACCTGGCAGGCAAGAAATGGAAATTTTCGGATTTGCGCGGCAAGGTGGTGGTGGTGAATTTCTGGGCGACGTGGTGTCCTCCGTGCCGGAAGGAGATGCCGGATCTGGAAACGTTGTACCAGCGCTTTCAAGCGAAGGGATTCGTTGTGCTGGCAATTTCCGATGAAGAGGCCGCGAAGGTCGAGCCGTTCATCACGGAGCGGGCCGTGACGTTTCCAGTCCTTCTGGATCCGGGACGCAAGGTGAATAAGGCATTCATCGTCGATGGGATTCCGCACAGCTTTGTGTACGACCGCGAAGGAAAGCTGGTCGCACAATCGATCGACATGAGAACGCAGAAGCAGTTTCTGGAAATGCTAGGGAAGGCGGGACTGGAATGA
- a CDS encoding TonB C-terminal domain-containing protein translates to MSVTQIPPRDPVAPSQPLEPRDLSDAQHWETAYRGFNPAAVPHLLIQLQDDLSRSRKREAVWLSVVLHLLVVILLVNSDKLLNLFPHRALVLPATIDLEKQKDATYLELPPDEQKLTRRPDAKVLSDKDRIATSKAPQINRRDLQKLLESARPGRPEPAGPSQGQPPPQVAQNQAPPQENQQPNPNPNPGLIAPNQNPQQSQLQTPPRAKPSFTTPVTAGSAIEQAARAAAANRGNYGGGESGDYGLNQGRSGAKALDQAEILTDTMGVDFGPYLARITQIVRSNWMIALPPSVYPPILKQGKLSIEFVILKDGKVSGMTLHTTSGDVALDRAAWASITASIPFPPLPKEFPGKILGLRFYYFYNLNEIDMK, encoded by the coding sequence ATGTCGGTCACACAAATTCCGCCGCGCGACCCTGTGGCCCCGTCCCAGCCCCTGGAACCTCGCGACCTTTCGGATGCGCAACACTGGGAAACGGCCTACCGTGGCTTCAACCCGGCCGCCGTTCCGCACCTCCTCATCCAGTTGCAGGACGACCTTTCGCGCTCCCGTAAACGCGAGGCCGTGTGGCTATCAGTCGTATTGCATTTGCTGGTTGTCATCCTGCTGGTCAACTCCGACAAATTGCTCAACCTGTTTCCACATCGAGCACTGGTGTTGCCGGCGACGATTGACCTCGAAAAGCAAAAGGACGCGACCTATCTCGAGTTGCCGCCGGATGAGCAAAAGCTGACGCGGCGTCCCGATGCGAAAGTTCTTTCGGATAAAGACCGCATCGCCACCAGCAAAGCGCCCCAGATCAATCGACGAGACCTGCAGAAATTGCTGGAGAGTGCTCGCCCGGGAAGGCCGGAGCCAGCCGGGCCGTCGCAAGGACAGCCGCCTCCGCAGGTCGCGCAGAATCAGGCGCCGCCCCAGGAAAACCAGCAGCCGAATCCAAATCCCAATCCGGGTCTGATCGCACCGAACCAGAATCCGCAGCAGTCGCAATTGCAGACTCCGCCCCGTGCCAAGCCCAGCTTCACGACTCCAGTCACCGCCGGTTCGGCCATCGAGCAAGCGGCGCGAGCAGCGGCCGCGAACCGTGGCAACTATGGAGGCGGGGAGTCCGGCGACTACGGGCTGAATCAGGGGCGCAGCGGAGCGAAGGCTCTCGACCAGGCAGAGATCCTGACCGATACCATGGGCGTGGATTTCGGCCCGTATCTCGCTCGGATTACGCAAATCGTTCGCTCGAATTGGATGATTGCCTTGCCGCCGTCGGTATATCCGCCGATCCTGAAGCAGGGCAAGTTGTCGATTGAATTTGTCATTCTCAAGGACGGAAAAGTCAGCGGCATGACGCTCCACACTACGTCCGGAGACGTGGCGCTCGATCGCGCCGCCTGGGCCAGCATCACTGCATCGATTCCCTTCCCGCCGCTGCCTAAAGAGTTCCCCGGCAAGATTCTGGGCTTGCGGTTTTACTACTTCTACAACCTCAACGAAATTGACATGAAGTAA
- a CDS encoding amidohydrolase family protein, with amino-acid sequence MPRIFIALMVVGSLYVAVAQQTIVKPAGNSGTMVEGGAFVEPSQHTIYIECGAIFDGKSEKLIPKVRVAVTMPEGKIVAIQQHREGVGFGVASGTVERIDLSHETCLPGLIDTHTHVLLQGDITAVDYDEQLLKQSPEYRTILATVNARRALEYGFTTIRDLETEGAGYADVDVKRAIDNGVIPGPRMQVATRSMDVTGAYPLLGYAPNVEVPHGVQVVDGVEGGRKAVREQLSHGADWIKVYSDRSYRLRDDGVLDDIPTFTLDELRAIVDETHRQRHKIASHAMALNGVHNSVEAGVDSIEHGNYIAEEDLKTMVAKGIYYVPTIYVGEYVAQGRAAAGAPVWVKMIAVHEDTFRRAMKAGVKIAFGTDAGGFDWKINPAKEFSSMVKFGMTPAQALKSATSSAAELLGMQDKVGTIEGGKLADIVAVPGDPLTDVSVMEKVDFVMKGGVVYRKP; translated from the coding sequence ATGCCACGAATCTTCATTGCACTAATGGTTGTCGGATCGTTGTACGTAGCAGTTGCGCAGCAAACCATAGTCAAACCAGCGGGAAACAGCGGAACCATGGTCGAGGGCGGAGCGTTCGTGGAACCTTCGCAACACACAATCTACATCGAGTGCGGTGCCATTTTTGACGGCAAAAGCGAGAAACTGATTCCCAAGGTTCGAGTTGCCGTAACCATGCCAGAGGGAAAGATCGTCGCGATCCAACAACACCGAGAGGGCGTTGGATTTGGAGTCGCATCTGGAACAGTCGAGAGAATCGATTTGTCGCACGAAACTTGCCTGCCGGGGCTGATCGATACTCACACGCACGTCCTGCTGCAAGGTGACATCACGGCGGTAGATTATGACGAACAATTGCTGAAGCAGTCACCGGAGTATCGAACGATCCTGGCCACCGTGAATGCGCGGCGGGCGCTGGAGTATGGGTTTACGACCATTCGCGATCTGGAGACGGAGGGTGCGGGGTATGCGGATGTCGATGTTAAGCGAGCGATTGACAATGGCGTCATCCCGGGTCCTCGAATGCAGGTGGCCACGCGCTCGATGGACGTGACGGGAGCGTATCCGCTGCTGGGGTATGCGCCGAATGTTGAAGTGCCGCATGGCGTGCAGGTCGTGGATGGAGTAGAAGGCGGACGAAAGGCGGTGCGGGAACAACTCAGCCACGGCGCGGACTGGATTAAAGTGTATTCCGACCGGAGCTACCGGCTGCGGGATGACGGTGTGCTCGACGACATTCCAACCTTCACGCTCGACGAACTCCGTGCCATCGTGGACGAGACGCACCGGCAGCGGCACAAAATCGCATCGCACGCGATGGCGCTGAATGGGGTACACAACTCGGTCGAGGCGGGCGTTGATTCCATCGAGCATGGAAACTACATTGCAGAGGAAGATTTGAAGACGATGGTCGCGAAGGGAATCTATTACGTCCCGACAATCTATGTGGGCGAGTATGTAGCGCAGGGACGAGCGGCGGCCGGCGCGCCCGTCTGGGTGAAGATGATCGCGGTGCATGAAGACACTTTTCGGCGAGCCATGAAGGCTGGTGTGAAAATCGCGTTTGGCACGGACGCAGGCGGGTTCGACTGGAAGATCAATCCGGCAAAGGAATTCTCGTCGATGGTGAAATTCGGGATGACACCGGCGCAGGCGCTGAAGTCGGCGACCTCTTCGGCGGCGGAGTTGCTGGGCATGCAGGATAAAGTTGGGACGATTGAAGGGGGGAAGCTTGCGGATATCGTGGCAGTGCCGGGAGATCCGCTGACGGATGTTTCGGTCATGGAAAAAGTGGATTTTGTGATGAAGGGCGGTGTTGTGTACAGGAAGCCCTGA
- a CDS encoding helix-turn-helix domain-containing protein: protein MIGQQSKWLTAKEAASYLKIEPRTLLLWARRGRIKGYVLSGTERITWRFRSEDLDATMTAPSVALTKGRNE from the coding sequence ATGATCGGCCAACAATCAAAATGGCTCACGGCCAAAGAGGCCGCGAGCTATCTGAAAATCGAGCCTCGCACCCTTCTTCTGTGGGCCCGACGGGGACGCATCAAGGGCTACGTTCTCTCCGGCACTGAGCGCATTACCTGGCGCTTTCGCTCGGAAGACCTGGACGCTACAATGACCGCGCCGTCTGTTGCTCTCACGAAAGGAAGGAACGAGTGA
- a CDS encoding TetR/AcrR family transcriptional regulator: MTNARATRERIRSKGLATREEIVARALNIAALEGLGALSIGGLAKELKMSKSGLFVHFGSKENLEKAVIEHARTLFFDQILIPIDHAGLEGIERLWALCDHWLTFVEKSALPGGYFFTGAFFQCAGRDGPVSAQITEVVREWFNTLKHAVDEARGNDELSPSVDAARTALELNGTLIGAQWSHLLEGKDRTRARSAIVSKLGSLATDKIPAGAFDSVKAWRKYLGSKHD; this comes from the coding sequence TTGACCAATGCACGCGCTACGAGAGAACGAATTCGCAGCAAGGGGCTAGCGACTCGGGAGGAGATCGTCGCCCGAGCCCTCAACATTGCTGCACTTGAAGGACTGGGGGCACTCTCGATCGGAGGTTTGGCGAAGGAATTAAAGATGAGCAAAAGCGGTTTGTTCGTCCATTTTGGCTCCAAAGAAAATTTGGAAAAGGCCGTCATCGAACATGCCCGCACTCTGTTCTTCGATCAAATCCTGATTCCCATTGATCATGCAGGTCTGGAAGGAATCGAACGTCTCTGGGCTCTTTGCGATCACTGGCTTACTTTCGTCGAAAAGAGCGCCTTGCCCGGAGGATATTTTTTTACCGGGGCCTTTTTTCAGTGCGCGGGACGTGATGGACCTGTTTCCGCACAGATCACCGAGGTCGTCCGGGAATGGTTCAATACCCTGAAACACGCGGTTGACGAAGCGCGAGGGAACGACGAGCTTTCCCCGAGTGTTGATGCTGCGCGGACCGCCCTCGAACTAAATGGCACCTTGATCGGGGCCCAATGGTCTCATCTGCTGGAAGGCAAGGATCGCACGCGAGCCCGCTCCGCCATCGTATCCAAGCTCGGCAGCCTCGCCACCGACAAGATACCCGCTGGTGCATTTGATTCGGTGAAGGCCTGGAGGAAATACCTTGGGAGCAAGCACGACTGA
- a CDS encoding c-type cytochrome encodes MRIRTLVPILFLFAPAIAVTQTSKPTPKVAYHPVPVTAAREPNPVKATPESLESGKKIYSYDCASCHGLTGDGKTAVANDIKLPDLTDPAALKDRTDGEIFYVLKNGRGQMPPEGDRVKTNQLWDLVNYTRSLAKQKPAEEKPSN; translated from the coding sequence ATGCGCATTCGCACGCTGGTTCCGATCCTCTTCTTATTTGCGCCCGCGATTGCTGTGACGCAAACCAGCAAGCCCACTCCCAAAGTCGCGTACCATCCGGTGCCCGTCACGGCTGCGCGCGAGCCCAATCCGGTCAAAGCCACGCCCGAGTCTCTTGAATCCGGCAAGAAGATCTACAGTTACGATTGCGCCAGTTGCCACGGCCTCACCGGAGACGGCAAGACCGCCGTCGCGAACGACATCAAACTCCCGGACCTGACCGACCCTGCCGCCTTGAAAGACCGCACCGACGGGGAAATTTTCTACGTATTGAAAAATGGCCGCGGACAAATGCCGCCCGAAGGCGATCGCGTGAAGACCAACCAACTCTGGGATCTCGTGAACTACACCCGCTCACTGGCCAAGCAGAAACCCGCCGAAGAAAAACCGTCGAACTAA
- a CDS encoding superoxide dismutase: MAHELPPLPYDYTALEPIIDEKTMHLHHDMHHAAYVKNLNAALDKHPELHAKSAEDLIRDLNAIPEDIRGPVRNNGGGHVNHTMFWQIMKPKGGGDPTGPIADAIKKSFGDFKAFQEKFNAAGVGQFGSGWVWLAGDSKGEVKIMSTPNQDSPISQGLYPIFGNDVWEHAYYLKYNNRRPEYLQQWWNVINWDEINKRYQASKK; the protein is encoded by the coding sequence ATGGCGCACGAACTACCCCCCCTGCCCTATGACTACACGGCTCTCGAACCCATCATTGACGAAAAAACGATGCACCTGCACCACGACATGCACCACGCCGCCTATGTGAAGAACCTGAACGCGGCCCTGGACAAGCATCCCGAACTGCACGCCAAGAGTGCCGAAGACTTGATCCGCGATCTGAACGCGATTCCCGAGGACATCCGCGGGCCCGTTCGCAACAACGGCGGCGGACACGTCAACCACACCATGTTCTGGCAGATCATGAAGCCCAAAGGCGGCGGAGATCCGACCGGCCCCATCGCCGACGCGATCAAGAAGTCCTTCGGCGACTTCAAGGCATTTCAGGAGAAATTCAACGCCGCCGGTGTCGGCCAGTTCGGCAGCGGATGGGTTTGGCTGGCAGGCGACTCCAAGGGCGAAGTGAAAATCATGTCCACGCCGAATCAGGACAGCCCGATCTCGCAAGGCCTCTATCCCATCTTCGGCAACGACGTCTGGGAGCATGCCTACTACCTGAAATACAACAATCGGCGTCCCGAGTATCTCCAGCAATGGTGGAACGTCATCAACTGGGACGAAATCAACAAGCGCTATCAAGCCAGCAAGAAGTAG
- a CDS encoding site-specific integrase produces MRQRNRSGSVVLDKRIKTWNFFYWEDGKRRSKKIGTLSQFPTKTSAYRAAKPLRDALENHVNIGNAIPTVTNFVELYRAEKMPKRTMTRQGYNTWLNHYIVPTWGSCSLQELQARPVDLWLQSLKLAPKSKVHIRGLVRVLWDFAMWRGDVPIQRNPMELVKIKGASKRIRQPRSLTVEEFRLLAQQLEEPFHTIALVCVCFGLRISECLALRWSDVDWLHGTLKVERGIVHQVVDDVKTAESQRLMHIDNGMLDVLNTWKQTARFRASDDWMFASPVKIGRLPVSYAGVWQALRRAAVKAGIGHISSHTFRHTHRSWLDAVGTPIGVQQKLMRHADIRTTMNVYGTAATADMAVASGKVTALALNGR; encoded by the coding sequence GTGAGACAACGGAACAGAAGTGGCAGTGTGGTACTGGATAAACGAATCAAGACGTGGAACTTTTTCTACTGGGAGGATGGCAAGCGGCGCTCAAAAAAGATCGGCACCCTGAGCCAGTTTCCCACGAAAACATCAGCGTACCGTGCAGCCAAGCCGCTGCGCGATGCGTTAGAGAACCACGTCAACATTGGTAACGCAATACCAACCGTGACGAATTTCGTCGAGCTGTACCGAGCAGAAAAGATGCCCAAGCGAACGATGACGCGACAAGGCTATAACACGTGGCTGAATCACTACATCGTCCCGACGTGGGGTAGCTGCAGTCTGCAAGAACTACAGGCCCGTCCCGTTGACCTGTGGTTGCAATCGCTGAAACTTGCTCCCAAGAGCAAGGTTCACATCCGTGGTCTTGTCCGCGTTCTGTGGGACTTCGCCATGTGGCGCGGTGACGTGCCCATACAGCGGAATCCGATGGAACTGGTCAAGATCAAAGGGGCCTCGAAACGCATACGCCAACCGCGTAGCCTCACCGTGGAAGAGTTCCGACTGCTGGCCCAGCAGCTTGAAGAGCCATTCCACACGATCGCACTGGTCTGTGTGTGCTTCGGTCTGCGTATCAGCGAGTGCCTGGCTCTGCGCTGGTCCGATGTCGATTGGTTGCACGGTACGCTGAAAGTCGAACGTGGCATTGTGCATCAGGTCGTCGATGATGTGAAGACAGCAGAGTCGCAGCGTTTGATGCACATCGATAACGGGATGCTGGATGTGCTCAATACGTGGAAGCAGACAGCTCGGTTCCGCGCCAGCGACGACTGGATGTTCGCCAGCCCGGTGAAAATCGGACGTTTGCCCGTTTCCTACGCGGGAGTGTGGCAGGCGCTTCGAAGAGCAGCAGTCAAGGCTGGCATCGGTCACATCAGTTCCCACACGTTCCGCCACACCCACCGATCATGGTTGGATGCGGTCGGTACTCCAATCGGCGTGCAGCAAAAACTAATGCGCCATGCGGACATCAGAACGACGATGAACGTTTACGGGACTGCAGCCACGGCTGATATGGCCGTAGCGAGTGGGAAAGTCACGGCGTTAGCGTTGAACGGCAGGTGA